DNA from Mycolicibacterium alvei:
GCGGCTGGCCTGCGCGATCAACTCGTAAGGACTCTTGTCGTCAACGCGGCCGACATCGGAAAGGGCCACGCCGGCGATCGCGACACCGCGACTCACTGGGCTCGGTCCTGCGCCAACAGCTCGGCCAGCACCTCGGTAGGTTCGGCGAAGAGGTGCCGGAATACGTGCGCACGTTTGAGGTACAGGTGCGTGTTGTTCTCGAAGGTGTACCCCATGCCGCCGAACACCTGGATGCCGGCGGCGGCATTGTCGACCGCCGCTGATCCGGCAACGGTCAGCGCGGAGAGTACCTGAAGCAGTGCGTCGGACCGGCCGTCGGCCAGCGCTATCGCGGCGAAGAACGTCTGTGCCTGTGCCGCTTCGGCGGCGATCTCCATGTCTACACACGCGTGTTTGATGGCCTGGTGCACGCCGATCGGCTTGCCGAACTGCTCGCGGGTCTTGGCGTGTTCGGTCGCCGATGCGCACGCGGCCGCGGCCAGACCGGCCAGGAATGCCGCCGAGAGCACCATGGCGCGCCCCCAGATCCATTCGTCCTCAGCGGGAAGCCAATACTGGGGCTCGGCGGATTCCACGGTGGCGGTGGCGATGCGGGTGCCGGGGTCGGACGCATCTACCGGCGATAGTTCACCGAGCGCATCGATCCCGACGAGCGCGGCTCCACTGCGGGCGACCACCAGGGCGTGGGAGGCACCGGCGGGTTCGAACACGTCGAAAGTGCCCTTGATCGGCCGGGCCTCGCCGTCGCCGCGGAGCACGGCAAGCGCAACCAGCGCCTGCCCGGACCCGATGCGCTCCGCAAGGGCGGTGTCACCGCAGCGCGCAGCGACCCGGGCGCCCAACGTGCAGGCCAGGAATGGGCCGGGGGCGAGCCGTTTGCCGAATTCGACGAACAACAACACTTCGTCATCGAACGGCCGCCCGGACCCGCCGAACTCTTCGTCCAGCCCGAGCGTGAGCAAGCCCAGCTCCGCACCCTCACGCCAGAGATGTTCGGGCACCGTCATTTCCGCATGCCGCTCGGTGCGTATCCGTTCGACCGGCATCCGCTCAGCAAGGAAAACTCCTGCTGCCTCGACGATTTCGAGCTGTTCAGCTCCTGGTAACAGGTCCACGACCCTCTCCTGACTGATCGTTCATCGGGGCAGCCCCAGCACTCGCTCACCGACAATGTTCCGCTGAATCTCCGAGGTCCCGCCGCCGATCGCCTGGGAGAAGCTGTAGTAGTAGTACCCCGCCCACCCGTCGATGTCCCATCGCGAGGAATGACGGCTGGACGCTGGGCCAATGACATCCATCGCCAATTTGCCTATCTCCTTGGCCAACTCGGCGTACATCAGCTTGACGATGGAACCGCGGGGTCCCGGAGTTTCGGTCTTCAACGCCTCGCAGATGTTGGTGTAGGTCAGTGCCCGTAATGAAGCCACCGACGCCCGCGCATGCGCCAGGCGCCGCGCGATCTCATCATCGGCGATCGCGGGCCTGCGCCCATCGGGGCCGACGTGATCGCGCGCATAGTCGATGAGGTCTTCGATGATCTTGGCCAGCCGAACCTGGTTGGCAGTGAAGGCGGTACCCCGCTCGAATGACAGCGTGGCCATCGCGACGGACCAGCCCGCACCTACCTCGCCGACCACGTTGGACAGCGGGATGCGGACGTCGTCGTAGAACACCTCGCAGAATTCCGCACCGCCCTCGATCGTCTCGATCGGGCGGATGTCGATACCTGGCGTGCTCATGTCGCAGATCACCCAGGTGATGCCACTGTGCTTGCTCCCGGTGTTGTCTGTGCGGACGAGCAGTTCCTGGTAGTCGGAGACAGTGGCGAAACTGGTCCAGAGTTTCTGCCCGGAGACCACCAACTCGTCACCGTCGATGACAGCCTTGGTGCGCAACGCCGCAAGGTCCGATCCGGCGTCGGGTTCGGAGAAGCCCTGACACCAGAGCACCTCGCCGCGAAGGATTCTCGGAAGATGAAACAACTTCTGTTCGTCGGTGGCACGGGTGATCAGTGTCGGCCCGGCATGCGACAGACCGACGAAGCACGCGTCGATACCGGGAAATCCCCTGGCTGCGTACTCCTCGTACCAGATCAGCTGCTGCAACAGGGTCAGACCCTTGCCGCCGTACTCAGTCGGCCAGGCAATGCCGGCCCAACCGCCTTCCCATTGGGTGCGCTGCCAGGCCAGGTCGTACTCGCGGATGCCCGCATCGTCGCGGGGGCGTGGTTCGGTCGGCTTGTTCTCGTCCAGCCAGGTGCGGACCTGATCGCGGAACTCGATCTGGTCAGGAGTGAAGTCCAGGTCCATGGTCACCGAGTGTAAGTGACGTAATTGTCAGAAACAATGTCTTCACTCAATGAGGCAGCGCACATCAATCCATGTGTTGCATACGATTTATTCGCAATGCTGAGTGACGAATAGGTCAGAATCAAACAGTTCACGGTGCTTTCCGGTATCTATCGACCAGCTGTTCGGCACCCCGGGCCAGCAGCGCCACATCGGCGCCGACCAGAACGAAACTCGCCCCGGCGGCCACGTAGCGTCGCGCGATCGTCTCGTTGAACGCGTTCACCCCAGCACTCTTGCCGTGCGCGACGATCGTCGCCAGTGCGCTCTCGATGGTGCCGACTACCTCCGGATGTTCCGGTTCACCTAGTCGGCCCATGGAGGCGGCCAGGTCGGCGGGCCCGATGAACACCGCGTCGACCCCGTCGACGTCGGCGATGTCCCCCAGCCGATCCAGCGCCGCCACGGTCTCCACCTGTACGGTCAGCGACACCGATGCATCCGCGGTGGCCAGATAGTCCGAGATCCGGTTCCACCGGGATGCGCGCGCCAACGCGCTGCCGACACCACGGATACCGGCCGGCGGGTATCGGGTGGCGGCCACGGTGGCGCGGGCCTCGCCGGGATCGTCGATCATCGGGACGATGATGTTCTGCGCACCAATATCGAGTAGCCGCTTGATCACGACCGGGTCGGCGGACGGCGGGCGCACCAGGACGTCGACGTCGGGATAGCCTGCCAACGCCTGCAATTGCTCCAGCGTGGTGCGCACGTCGTTGGGCGCATGCTCCTGATCCAGGAGTACCCAGTCGATTCCCGACCCTGCGCAGATCTCGGCGACGTAGCCGCTGCCCGAGGCCAGCCACATGCCGAACCGTGGTCGCCCGGCCCCGATCCGTTCCACCCAACGGTTCACGACGCCTCACCCCGCTCGATGTCGCCGCCGGAGCGGCTCCGGTCGAACGCTACCGACACGGTGCCCAGCGGTCCGTAGTCGGCGACGAAGGTGTCCCCCGGTTCTGCGAACACCGGCTTGGTGAACGACCCGGACAGGATCACGTCACCTTGGTGCAGCGAAACATTGTGCGGAGCAAGCCTGTTCGCCAGCCAGGCGACGCCATTTCCTGGATGGTTGAGCACCGCAGCGGCGACCCCGGACTCCTCGATGGTGCCGTTGCGCAGCAGCAGCGCCGATACCCAGCGCAAGTCGACATCCATCGGCCGGAACACCCGCCCTCCCAGCACCAGGCCCGCGTCGGCGGCATTGTCGGCGATTGTGTCGACGATGGTGCGCAGGTGGCCGGTATCCGGGTCCGACATCTGCACCCTGGCATCAAGGATCTCCAGCGCCGGAGTCACGAACTCGGTGGCGCGTAGTACGTCGAACAACGTGACATCAGGCCCCTGCAGCGTCTCGCCCAGCACGAACGCCAGCTCGACTTCGACCCGGGGTCGGATGAATCGGCCGAGCGGCACACGCCCGCCGTCCTCGACGAACATGTCGTCGAACAGCGCGCCGTAATCGGGTTCGTCGATCGATACCGCGCGCTGCATCACCTTGGAGGTCAGACCGATCTTGCGGCCCTTGACCTTTCGCCCGTCAGCCACCTTGAGCGCGACCAATGCCCGTTGCACCGCGTACGCGTCCTCGATGGTCATGTCGGGATAGTCCAGCGACAGCTGTCGGATCGGCGTACGAGTCTTCTCAGCCTCGTACAGCCGACGAGCGATATCTTCGAGCGCGGCGGGGTCAGGGCGGTTCATCTCGTCAGGAACTCCACCGCCGCCGTATTGAACGACCCGGGGTCCTCGAAATGCGGCCAGTGCCGCACCGAGGGCATCTCGAACACCTCGGAATTCGGGATCAGGTCCGCGATGGTGCGTGCGGTGTCCTGGTACACGCCGTGGTCCTTACCCGAAGCCACGATCATCACCGGCGCGGTGATACCACGCCATTTGTCGTCCGGGATGAGATTGCGGTGACGCACCTTCTCGTCCTGCAGGATCAGCAGCCGGTCGATGGTGTTGCGCGTGTCGGCGCGCCGGTAGATCGACTGGCGCAAACCGATCAGGTCGGGCAGTCGATTGGCCTCGTCGGCGATCAGGTGGGCGAACACGGCGTGCAACGACTCCCACGTCGGCTCGTTGACCGCCTTGGTGCGCTCGGCGCGGATACGCGCCATGTTCGAGGCCGAGGCTTCCCGGCCGGCCGGCGACATCAAGATCACCTTGTCCACCCGGTCGGGATGCCCCACCGACACGGCTGAGGCGACGAAAGCGCCCAGCGACATGGCCACGAAACTGGTCGACTTCATCCCGAAGTGGTCCATCACCCCGAGCACGTGCTCGACGTAGACCGCGATCTCGTAGTCGTAGTCGGGTTTGTCGGAAAAGCCGTTACCCACCATGTCGATGGCCACGCAATGGAAGTGTTCGCTCAACGCAGCGAGGTTGGGAGCGAACGTCTCCCAATGTCCGCCGGTGCCGTGCAGCAGGATGGCGTGCGGCTTGGCCGGATCGCCGGCCTCGGCGTAGCGCGTCTGTACGTTCGCGCCGTTGACGGAAACATCGATGAATCCTTGATGGAACTCGAGCTCCTTCAGATACATCCAGATGCTGCGGTAATCCCCCGTGTCGAGTCCAGAGCCTCCGCCCACCTCGGTCCGTGGTGCCTGCGCTTGGGTCATCTCACCCTTCCCGTTCATCGATCTGACAATAATGTCAACTTATTGTCCCGACCCGATGCGGGTACGTCAATGGCGCCGTAACCGGCAAGTTTCCTAGTAGATGCCCACGGATGCCCGTCGCATCGAAGGCGGTCCGATTCTGCATCCGATCGCTCATGATGCATTGCTTCTGACACTTGTATGCGGTAAAACTGGGCAGGTGAGTACTCCCTCCGGACGCCGCGAACTCGCCGAGTTGGTGAATGAGTTCGCGGCTGTGCGGGTGTCGCTCGATGTCAACGGCAACGGACCTCGCCTGCTCGTCGAAGACCTGGAGAGCGGCGAATACGTCTTCCTGTGCCCACTGGAGCTAGCGAGCTTCACCCAGGCCACCCCGGAAGACCGCGAGGATTGGCTGCGGGTGGGCAACTACCGGTCTGAACGTGGACAAGGCGCACGCCAACCGAGTGAACAGCCGTGAGCGCACCCGAGGTTGACCTGGTCGGCCTGGGCATGACGGCGATGTCGCTGCGGCCGGGCGCAACTCCCCTACGCCTGGCTGCCGAGGCGAGCACCGCCGCGCTGGCGGACGCCGGAATCGGCCGCGCCGATGTCGACGGCCTCCTGGTCGGCTCCTCCCAGGGTGTGCGACCGGACCGCCTGGGGGTCGGGTTTGCCGCAGCCGGTGGTTTCGGGGCTCTCCGACTGCTCGAACACGTTGAAATCAAGGGCGCCACCACCATTGCGATGATTCAGCGCGCCCGTCACGCGATCCGCTCCGGTGAGGCATCCACTGTGCTCTGCGTCTTCGCCGATGCACCGCTGGCCGCCGGGAAGGGCGCGGGTTCCACGTACGCGCACAGTGGCGGCAATACCGGAGTCCGCGGTCTGGAACGCGCCTCCGGGCTACTCGGCTCGGTACCGACGTACGCATTACTGGCCCAGCGCTGGCTCCACACCACGGGCACCGACCCTGTGGCGTTGCGGTCGGTGGCTGTCACGGCACGGGGTTGGGCGATGGGCAATCCCGATGCCGTGAATCGCGAACCGCTCGACGATGCCGGTTATGACGCCAGCCCCATGATCGCCGAACCGTTGCGCCGGCTCGACTGCGCACGGCCGGTCAACGGCGCAGTCGCGGTAGTACTGACCGGTCGGCCCGACGTCGGCGCCACCCGACTTCGAGTGCGCGGCACCGGCCGTGAACATCCGGTTCGCCGGCGTCGCGCGGGAGCAGAGTCGTGGTTCGGCGGCGGCTGCCGGGCGGTCGACGATGCGCTGGAACAAGCCGGGATGTCCCGTTCAGATCTGGATGTCGCCGAGCTCTATGACCCGTTCTCGATCGTCACGCTGCTGCTGCTCGATGAATACCGGCTCACCGGCACCGTTCCGGCCGGCGATTTCGTACATGACGCCCAGACCGGTCCGGGCGGGGCACTGCCGACCAACACCGGCGGGGGTCAGCTGTCGGGTTTCTACCTGCAGGGTATGACGCCGCTGACCGAGGCGGTCGTCCAGCTGCGCGGCGCCGGCGGGGAACGCCAGGTCCCGGACGCGACAGTGGCGCTGGTCGGCGGCATCGGAGGCCGACTGGACCACCACGCCGCACTGGTGCTGGAGCGGACGGGATGACCGCCACGAACGAGCAAGCCCGCGTGGACTGGCTGCTGGACGGCACACTTGCGCCTGCCGTTGGCGGCGATTCGTTGGCGCCGTTGTACGAGGCCGCCAACCGTGGTGAGCTCGCTCTGCCGTTCTGTGCGGCTTGCGCGCAGCCAGTTGAGCTCGGCCAGGAAATCTGCGACAACTGCGGTGCCTCCGAACAGAATTGGCGCGCAGTCGAACTGCTCGGCTCCGTGCACTCCGCGACCCTCATGCACCGACGCGAGCCCGGCCTGGTGCGCGCACAGCACCCCTACCCAATCGTCGACGTCGAGATGAACAGTGGGCACCGGCTGGTGCTCACCACGGTGCATCCTGCAGACACCGCGCCGGCCATCGGAACCGCGGTAACTATCGACTTCCGCCACCTCGGCAATGTCGCGATACCAGCCATCGACACCCTGGAGGACAAGTGACGACTCTCGAACCCCCGCCCACTGTCGACGATTTCGACGTCAACAGCGTCGTCCAGACGGACCGCGTGCACGGGTCGGTATACACCTCCGCCGACATCTTTCGCCGTGAGATGGACACCATCTTCAAGACCGGCTGGGTCTACGTCGCTCACGACAGCGAGGTCAGTGAGCCCGGCGATTACCTCACCCGGTTCATCGGTCACGACCCGGTGGTAGTGGTGCGCGGTAAGGACGGCGAAATCAGGGTGCTGCTCAACCGCTGCACCCACCGCGCCAACAAGCTGTGCAACGCCGAGACCGGCAACGCCAACTCGTTCCGGTGCCCGTATCACGGCTGGACGTTCAGCAACACCGGTGCGCTGCAGGGCGTCCCGATGCGCGAGGGCTATGGGGATACCTATTCAGAGCTGCGGGCCGGACTCGGCCTGGCTCAGGCACCGCGGGTCGACAGCTACGGTGGCTTCGTCTTCGCGTCACTGGCCCCCGACGGTGTCTCGCTGCGGGAGCATCTCGGCAAGGCCACCGGCGCCATCGACCGGCTCCTGAACCTGTCCCCCCACCCGCAAGATCGACCTGCGGGCCAACTGGATGAAGCATCTGCACCACGCCAACTGGAAGATGGTGGTGGAGAACAACGTCGACGGCTACCACGCGCTGTTCACCCACGCCTCCGTGTATGACGCGATCAAGCCGGCCAAGGTGTCGCACGTCCCGACCAAGGTCGACGTGCTGGTTCGCGATCTCGGCAACGGCCACTCGGAGATCGACTACACCGACGAATACCGCAAGCTCGACGAGGAATTCGTCTGGTATGGACGGATCCCACGCGCCAAGCTTTCCGAGTATGTCGAGGCTCTGGAAAGTGCCTACGGTCCCGAACAGGCACACGACGCGCTGGTGGTCGGCCCGCCACACACGTTGATCTGGCCGAACCTGTTCCTGGCCGAGATGAACGTCATGTTCGTCGAGCCACAGGCTCCCGACCGGACCATCGCCTACACCACCGCGGTACTGATTCCGGACCAAGATGCCCTCAACGAACGCACCTTGCGCCGATCTGAGGGTGCGATGGGCCCGGCGGGCTTCCTCATCGCCGATGACGGCGAGATCGGGATGCGCAACCAGGCCGGCCTCGCCGCGGAATTGCCGGAATGGCTGGTGCTGGCCCGCGGTGTGTCCGATGACATCACCGACGAAAGCGGAATCATCAACCGGGACAAGAGTGCCGAGACGCCGCAGCGCGGGTTCTACTCGCGGTGGGCGGACGTCGTCGGCGGGAAGGCATGACCATGACCGCTGACACCGCACCCCGGATCCGCCCCGCCCTGCGGCCGGTTCCCGACGCCGAAATCGTCGCGTTCCTCAACCTGGAGGCGCGGCTGGCCGACGAGGGTCGCTACTCAGAGTGGGAAGCGCTGTGGGCCGATGACGACGATCGGGTCGAGTACCGCGTTCCCATCCACCCCGAGGACAACCCACGGACCACACTCGCCTACATCAATGACAACCGGCGGCGGATCAAGAGCCGGGTGGCGCAACTCAATACCGGCAACCGGCATTCCCAGACGCCCCCATCGGTGATGCGGCGTGTGGTGTCCAACTCCGAGGTCATCGACGTCGAAACCGACGCCGGTGGCGACATCGTGACCGTCGAATCCAATTTTGCAGTCTTCGAATACCGTATACGACAACGCTTCTGGGCCGGCAGGGTGATTCACACAGTCCGCCGCTCCCCCGACGGTCCGTGGCTGATCCGCAAGATCGTGCACCTGATCGACGCGGGTGGCCCGGTCGAGACCTTGGCATTTCTAATATGAAGGCATTCCTGATCTGATGCTCATCGGAGATATCGCGGCCAACAACGCCCGCCGCTACCCAGACAAGACCGCGCTCGTCGATGCCGATCGGGTACACACCTGGTCTCAGGTCGACGAACGAGCCCGCCGCCTGGCGAACCACTTGGCCGCTCAGGGACTCACGGCCGGTGACCGGGTGATGGTGATCGCCCGCAACTGCATCGAATGGCCGGAGATCTCGTTCGGCCTGGCCAAGGCGGGCCTGGTCGCCGTTCCGGTCAACATCCGGCTCGCCCCCGACGAGGTCGCTCACGTTCGCGATGATTCGGGCGCCCA
Protein-coding regions in this window:
- a CDS encoding alpha/beta fold hydrolase — translated: MTQAQAPRTEVGGGSGLDTGDYRSIWMYLKELEFHQGFIDVSVNGANVQTRYAEAGDPAKPHAILLHGTGGHWETFAPNLAALSEHFHCVAIDMVGNGFSDKPDYDYEIAVYVEHVLGVMDHFGMKSTSFVAMSLGAFVASAVSVGHPDRVDKVILMSPAGREASASNMARIRAERTKAVNEPTWESLHAVFAHLIADEANRLPDLIGLRQSIYRRADTRNTIDRLLILQDEKVRHRNLIPDDKWRGITAPVMIVASGKDHGVYQDTARTIADLIPNSEVFEMPSVRHWPHFEDPGSFNTAAVEFLTR
- a CDS encoding acyl-CoA dehydrogenase family protein; this translates as MDLLPGAEQLEIVEAAGVFLAERMPVERIRTERHAEMTVPEHLWREGAELGLLTLGLDEEFGGSGRPFDDEVLLFVEFGKRLAPGPFLACTLGARVAARCGDTALAERIGSGQALVALAVLRGDGEARPIKGTFDVFEPAGASHALVVARSGAALVGIDALGELSPVDASDPGTRIATATVESAEPQYWLPAEDEWIWGRAMVLSAAFLAGLAAAACASATEHAKTREQFGKPIGVHQAIKHACVDMEIAAEAAQAQTFFAAIALADGRSDALLQVLSALTVAGSAAVDNAAAGIQVFGGMGYTFENNTHLYLKRAHVFRHLFAEPTEVLAELLAQDRAQ
- a CDS encoding aldolase/citrate lyase family protein: MWLASGSGYVAEICAGSGIDWVLLDQEHAPNDVRTTLEQLQALAGYPDVDVLVRPPSADPVVIKRLLDIGAQNIIVPMIDDPGEARATVAATRYPPAGIRGVGSALARASRWNRISDYLATADASVSLTVQVETVAALDRLGDIADVDGVDAVFIGPADLAASMGRLGEPEHPEVVGTIESALATIVAHGKSAGVNAFNETIARRYVAAGASFVLVGADVALLARGAEQLVDRYRKAP
- a CDS encoding aromatic-ring-hydroxylating dioxygenase subunit beta; amino-acid sequence: MTADTAPRIRPALRPVPDAEIVAFLNLEARLADEGRYSEWEALWADDDDRVEYRVPIHPEDNPRTTLAYINDNRRRIKSRVAQLNTGNRHSQTPPSVMRRVVSNSEVIDVETDAGGDIVTVESNFAVFEYRIRQRFWAGRVIHTVRRSPDGPWLIRKIVHLIDAGGPVETLAFLI
- a CDS encoding thiolase family protein; translation: MTAMSLRPGATPLRLAAEASTAALADAGIGRADVDGLLVGSSQGVRPDRLGVGFAAAGGFGALRLLEHVEIKGATTIAMIQRARHAIRSGEASTVLCVFADAPLAAGKGAGSTYAHSGGNTGVRGLERASGLLGSVPTYALLAQRWLHTTGTDPVALRSVAVTARGWAMGNPDAVNREPLDDAGYDASPMIAEPLRRLDCARPVNGAVAVVLTGRPDVGATRLRVRGTGREHPVRRRRAGAESWFGGGCRAVDDALEQAGMSRSDLDVAELYDPFSIVTLLLLDEYRLTGTVPAGDFVHDAQTGPGGALPTNTGGGQLSGFYLQGMTPLTEAVVQLRGAGGERQVPDATVALVGGIGGRLDHHAALVLERTG
- a CDS encoding Zn-ribbon domain-containing OB-fold protein, with protein sequence MTATNEQARVDWLLDGTLAPAVGGDSLAPLYEAANRGELALPFCAACAQPVELGQEICDNCGASEQNWRAVELLGSVHSATLMHRREPGLVRAQHPYPIVDVEMNSGHRLVLTTVHPADTAPAIGTAVTIDFRHLGNVAIPAIDTLEDK
- the hpaH gene encoding 2-oxo-hept-4-ene-1,7-dioate hydratase, giving the protein MNRPDPAALEDIARRLYEAEKTRTPIRQLSLDYPDMTIEDAYAVQRALVALKVADGRKVKGRKIGLTSKVMQRAVSIDEPDYGALFDDMFVEDGGRVPLGRFIRPRVEVELAFVLGETLQGPDVTLFDVLRATEFVTPALEILDARVQMSDPDTGHLRTIVDTIADNAADAGLVLGGRVFRPMDVDLRWVSALLLRNGTIEESGVAAAVLNHPGNGVAWLANRLAPHNVSLHQGDVILSGSFTKPVFAEPGDTFVADYGPLGTVSVAFDRSRSGGDIERGEAS
- a CDS encoding acyl-CoA dehydrogenase family protein, which gives rise to MDLDFTPDQIEFRDQVRTWLDENKPTEPRPRDDAGIREYDLAWQRTQWEGGWAGIAWPTEYGGKGLTLLQQLIWYEEYAARGFPGIDACFVGLSHAGPTLITRATDEQKLFHLPRILRGEVLWCQGFSEPDAGSDLAALRTKAVIDGDELVVSGQKLWTSFATVSDYQELLVRTDNTGSKHSGITWVICDMSTPGIDIRPIETIEGGAEFCEVFYDDVRIPLSNVVGEVGAGWSVAMATLSFERGTAFTANQVRLAKIIEDLIDYARDHVGPDGRRPAIADDEIARRLAHARASVASLRALTYTNICEALKTETPGPRGSIVKLMYAELAKEIGKLAMDVIGPASSRHSSRWDIDGWAGYYYYSFSQAIGGGTSEIQRNIVGERVLGLPR